From the Paenibacillus sp. MMS20-IR301 genome, the window GCATCGGGCTGGGCACCTGGTCAACCCAGGCAGAGTACAGCAATGTGAAGGTTACCCAGGGCGATACGGTCCTCTTCGCAGATGATTTCAGCACTGATTCCGGTGCCTGGACCGTGAAGAGCGGCAGCTGGGAGCAAGCGGACGGTGTCTTCAGACAGACCAGCAGTGATACCGATATCCGGGCTGTTGCCGGAGACGCTTCCTGGAGCGATTACACCTTGTCGCTGAAAGCCAGAAAGACGGGCGGGGCGGAAGGGATGCTGATCATGTTTGGCTCGAAGGACGACGGCACCTTCTACTGGTGGAATCTTGGCGGCTGGGGCAATACACAGAGCGCAATTGAGAAGTCTGTCGGCGGTTCAAGATCTGTGATCGGGCAGACGGTTCCCATCAGTATCGCTACAGGGGAGTGGTACGATATCCGCATTGAGCTGTCAGGCGGCAATATCCGCACCTACCTGAATAATCAGCTGATTCAGGAAGTAAATGATCAGAACTCATCCGGACCTATGTTTACGACCGCCAGCCGTGATCTGGCCACCGGCGAGATTATCGTCAAGGTGGTTAACAGCGGGGATACTGCGCACAAGACGAAGCTGGTGCTCGCAGGTCTTGAGTCCCGGAAACTGACCGGAACGGCAACGGTTCTGAAGTCGGATGATCCGAGTGATCAGAACAGCTTTACTGCACCGGACAAAGTTGCACCCGTATCCAGTGAAATCCAATGGACAGCAGGTAGTCAAGAGTATGAATTCCCGAAATACTCAGTCACAGTTCTTAGACTAAAGGAAGGGGGCGCATGACAGCCAAGTAGGGAAGCAGGCTCTTTTACTATAAGTAGGAATTTACAAAACATGAAGCAGGCATTCAGGTATTTATTCAAGGGGAGGTTCTATTGATGACAAGAAAGACAAGCAATCTGTTATGGTGCGTCCTGCTGGTTTTTGTATTGATTCTCTCAGCATGCAGCAGCGCTCCAGCCACATCCACAAGCAATAATGCGGCTAACAACGCAGAAGCGACAGCCGCTACAGATGCTGGAACAACGGAAGCCGCTACGGAAACTACCGAGCCGGCAGCCGGCGAAACGGCAGCAGCAGATACCGCAGCGACCGAATTGCCGAGCAAGGACATTACAGGCGAAGTTACCGTCTGGGCGTTTAATGAACAAGTATTTGATGAGATCGGTACTGCCTTCATGGCTGAATATCCGGGCATCAAGCTTAAGACTGTAGTTATGCCGTTTGGCGATCTTCACGACAAGCTGCAGACGACGATTGCTGCCGGCAGCGGCGCACCTGATGTGGCAGAGGTTGAAATGTATCAGCTTAACCGCTATATGGCCGGCCATGTGCTGGAGAACCTGCTGGAAGAGCCTTATAATGCCGGCAAATACAAGGATCTGGTTCACCCGTTCAACTGGGAACGCTGGATGACACCGGACAGCTCCGAGCTGCTCGGAATGCCTTGGGATATGACACCGGGAGTGTACTATTACCGTGCGGATATTTTTGAAGAGCTGGGCTTGCCTAGCGACCCGGCTGAGCTCGGGGAATATATTCAGGATGAGGAGAACTTCCTGAACCTGGTGCAAATTTTGAAAGCTAATGGCAAGTACTTCATGGAGTGGAATGATGGCCCGGCTGTGTGGGCCGGAGATGAAGTCGGCTATTTCGATAAAGATATGAACTGGACGCGCAATACAGAGAAGATGGTCAAGGTGCTCGACATTACCAAACGCGGCCAGCAGCTGGGCTGGGCACCGCATATCGGATATGCCTCGGATGAAGGAAAGCAGCTGGTACTGAAGGGTGATCTGGTCGGTGTAGTAGCCGGTTCGTTCGGTGCACGCGGTCTGCAGGAAACCTTCCCTGAGCTGGCCGGCAAGTGGAGAGCTACCCGCCTGCCAGTCGGAATCAACGTCGGCATGGGCGGTTCCAGCTTCGTCATTCCGGCACAAAGCAAGAATAAAGAAGCGGCATGGGCTTATATCCAGTGGAGCATGAGAAGTGAGAATGCCTGGAAGATCTGGACCAAGCACTCTATTCAGCCGGGCTACAAGGATATCTCCAGTCTGGACTGGTATGCCAACACCAAGAATGAGTATTTAGGCGGCCAGGAGGAATTCAAGCTGTATGAACAGCTCAGCAACGATATTCCAATCAAGCACCTGACACCAGTCGATAATAAGGGTTGGGAAATCTTTATTGCGGCAATCGGCGATGCGCTTGCCAAGAATACCGACTCCAAAACGGTTATTCAAAAAATCGGCGATGATGTAATGGCTCAGGCCTCCAAGGAAATCGCGGCCTTTAAGAAAGCAATGCAGGAATAACCGGAAAATTATAACAGGGGGCAGCCTGATTTTCCGGAGCTGCCCCCTTATAGAATTTTTATGTTTTTGTAGGTTTGGTTTATGGGGCCCCCGCAAAGTACCTGAGTAATCATCGAAGCTAAGGCTCCACTTTGTGGGGATTCTTTGTGGGGAAAGATTTTGTGGGGATTATTTGTGACGGGAGGAGATTAGCGAGTGTTGCGCATACTGCGAAAATATAAAGTGAGTCTGTTGGTTCTGGTCCTGTTAGCGGTCTCCCTCGTGCTCTGGAATCAATCCAGGGGATTTGACAATGCGGCCATGGCGGGCATCCCTGTCTACGCCGATGTGGATGAGAGCTCTGTTCTGGAAAGTGACAGTGTGAGCTCGAAGCTGGAGCCATCCTATTCAAGCTACTATACAGAGCAGGAAAAGAATGGAGCAGCAGACGCTGCGGAATTCGCACTGGTGCTTCCGGCAGCCGGTTACTCCGCGGTGAGCAGCGGGGGAACAGAGCTGCTGGCTGAGCTTGGAGGTAAAGCCGGGCAAGTGCTGGCAATGAATACAGAGGACAGCTGGGCAGAGTATACCTTTTCTGTACCGGCTGACGGCTTCTATCAGATGGGGATGGAATACTACAGCCTTCCCGGTAAACGCTCTTCGATTATCCGCAGCCTGAAGGTGGACGGGAAGTATCTGTTCTCCCAGGTGAAGAAGATGGAATTCCAGCGGATGTGGCAGGAGAGTGCAGAGCCATGGAAGGA encodes:
- a CDS encoding extracellular solute-binding protein, whose product is MTRKTSNLLWCVLLVFVLILSACSSAPATSTSNNAANNAEATAATDAGTTEAATETTEPAAGETAAADTAATELPSKDITGEVTVWAFNEQVFDEIGTAFMAEYPGIKLKTVVMPFGDLHDKLQTTIAAGSGAPDVAEVEMYQLNRYMAGHVLENLLEEPYNAGKYKDLVHPFNWERWMTPDSSELLGMPWDMTPGVYYYRADIFEELGLPSDPAELGEYIQDEENFLNLVQILKANGKYFMEWNDGPAVWAGDEVGYFDKDMNWTRNTEKMVKVLDITKRGQQLGWAPHIGYASDEGKQLVLKGDLVGVVAGSFGARGLQETFPELAGKWRATRLPVGINVGMGGSSFVIPAQSKNKEAAWAYIQWSMRSENAWKIWTKHSIQPGYKDISSLDWYANTKNEYLGGQEEFKLYEQLSNDIPIKHLTPVDNKGWEIFIAAIGDALAKNTDSKTVIQKIGDDVMAQASKEIAAFKKAMQE